One window of the Deinococcus ruber genome contains the following:
- a CDS encoding alpha-N-arabinofuranosidase, with amino-acid sequence MTRPTASVSLHTGRTISDISPLIFGGFAEHMGRCIYEGIYDPASPLADERGFRPDVMQALKEIQFRIMRYPGGNFVSGYRWQDGIGPKEKRPRRRALAWRSTETNQFGLHEFMEFAQELNTLPMWAVNLGTGTIQEAADLVEYMNLPTGTYFSDLRASNGHADPYGVKYWCLGNEMDGPWQIGHMDAATYADKAVEAAKLMRWTDPSIKLIACGSSNTGMPTYPDWDRTVLERTGDHIDYFSMHYYVGNPSMGAGEIPDTDSYLASSVQFESHTDTIAAAIRLAKAKNRSKKDVFLCWDEWNVWYRETGGDGNWSEAPHILEEVYNLEDALVVAQWLSTFLRKADVIKVACIAQIVNVIAPIMTNSNAMFRQTIFYPLALFSNHAAGQALDVLVKAPLRETKLYGDVPQLDASASFDAQTGRGALFLVNRSQTEALDVTLTWDDTAPQSFTQGWQMSGSDPKAANSFATPDAVTTHEIDLPKLDGNRATLTLPPLSFTTLLSQHPEL; translated from the coding sequence ATGACCCGACCCACCGCCAGCGTGTCCCTGCATACGGGGCGCACCATTTCCGATATCTCACCGCTCATCTTCGGCGGATTCGCCGAACACATGGGCCGCTGCATCTACGAGGGCATCTACGATCCGGCCTCGCCTCTGGCCGACGAGCGCGGCTTCCGACCCGACGTGATGCAGGCGCTCAAGGAGATTCAGTTCAGGATCATGCGCTATCCCGGCGGCAATTTCGTGTCGGGCTACCGCTGGCAGGACGGCATCGGGCCGAAGGAAAAGCGCCCGCGCCGCCGTGCTCTGGCGTGGCGCAGCACCGAAACCAACCAGTTCGGGCTACACGAATTCATGGAATTTGCCCAGGAACTGAACACCCTGCCGATGTGGGCGGTCAACCTCGGAACCGGCACCATTCAGGAAGCCGCCGATCTGGTGGAATACATGAATCTGCCGACTGGCACGTATTTCAGCGACCTGCGTGCCAGTAACGGCCACGCCGACCCCTACGGCGTGAAGTACTGGTGCCTGGGCAACGAGATGGACGGCCCGTGGCAGATCGGGCACATGGACGCCGCGACCTACGCCGACAAGGCGGTCGAAGCCGCCAAACTGATGCGCTGGACAGACCCCAGCATCAAGCTGATCGCCTGTGGATCGAGCAATACCGGCATGCCCACGTATCCCGACTGGGACAGAACCGTACTGGAGCGGACAGGCGACCACATCGACTATTTCTCGATGCACTATTACGTGGGCAATCCGTCGATGGGCGCGGGCGAAATCCCCGATACCGATTCGTATCTGGCGAGCAGCGTGCAGTTCGAGAGCCACACCGACACCATCGCTGCCGCCATCCGACTCGCGAAGGCCAAGAACCGCAGCAAAAAGGATGTTTTTCTGTGCTGGGACGAGTGGAACGTCTGGTACAGGGAGACGGGCGGCGACGGCAACTGGTCGGAAGCTCCGCACATTCTGGAAGAGGTGTACAACCTCGAAGACGCGCTGGTGGTGGCCCAGTGGCTCAGCACCTTCCTGCGGAAAGCCGACGTGATCAAGGTGGCGTGCATCGCGCAGATCGTGAACGTGATTGCCCCGATCATGACCAACAGCAACGCGATGTTCCGGCAGACCATCTTCTATCCGCTGGCGCTGTTCAGCAACCACGCGGCGGGCCAGGCGCTCGACGTGCTGGTCAAGGCTCCGCTGCGGGAAACCAAGCTGTACGGCGACGTGCCGCAGCTCGACGCCTCCGCGAGTTTCGATGCCCAGACCGGCAGGGGCGCACTGTTCCTGGTCAACCGCTCGCAGACCGAGGCGCTGGATGTCACGCTCACCTGGGACGACACCGCCCCGCAAAGCTTTACTCAGGGCTGGCAGATGAGCGGCAGTGACCCCAAGGCCGCCAACAGCTTCGCGACGCCCGACGCCGTGACGACCCATGAAATCGACCTTCCCAAGCTCGACGGCAACCGCGCCACCCTCACGCTGCCGCCGCTGTCGTTTACCACGCTGTTGTCGCAGCACCCAGAACTGTAG
- a CDS encoding alpha/beta fold hydrolase has translation MAQQAQQQGVASLVPGLLPRMLTGADRMNMPNQPAFLRSLVKQASLNGTVGGGNALAARPDANPILPTIKVPTLLVFGLEDNVTPTELAMKMQ, from the coding sequence ATGGCGCAGCAGGCGCAGCAACAGGGCGTTGCCAGTCTGGTACCGGGCCTGCTGCCCCGTATGCTCACGGGTGCCGACCGCATGAACATGCCCAATCAGCCTGCCTTTCTGAGGTCACTGGTCAAGCAGGCCAGCCTGAACGGCACAGTGGGCGGCGGAAACGCACTGGCAGCCCGCCCAGACGCCAATCCCATCCTGCCGACCATCAAGGTGCCCACACTGCTGGTCTTCGGGCTGGAAGACAACGTGACACCCACCGAACTAGCGATGAAGATGCAGTAG
- a CDS encoding YsnF/AvaK domain-containing protein: MSEPPRPDSIQPDSLLSDSLQADGLSQSDAAPMLSGQDMSVPGTVVPLARLELREERAQVDIDRFVQQHLTFRREVRTRTETHTAELRSEVLLITLQEGEAAVRIGDHDLKPGETFELLLYNERLDIQKRPYLSEIVEIGKQTVNETRAVAVDLNYEVLTVEEDSGLVRTLIPPAESNQSL, encoded by the coding sequence ATGAGCGAACCCCCACGTCCGGACTCGATTCAGCCAGATTCCCTCCTGTCAGATTCCCTTCAGGCAGACGGCCTTTCTCAATCAGACGCGGCCCCCATGCTGTCCGGTCAGGACATGAGCGTGCCGGGTACCGTCGTGCCCCTGGCGCGGCTGGAACTGCGGGAAGAGCGGGCACAGGTCGATATCGACCGCTTCGTTCAGCAGCATCTGACCTTCCGGCGCGAGGTTCGCACGCGCACCGAAACCCATACAGCCGAGCTTCGCAGTGAGGTGCTGCTCATCACGCTTCAAGAGGGTGAGGCTGCCGTCCGCATCGGTGATCACGACCTGAAACCGGGCGAAACGTTTGAGCTGCTGCTGTACAACGAGCGGCTGGACATTCAGAAGCGGCCCTACCTCTCTGAAATTGTCGAGATCGGCAAGCAGACCGTGAATGAGACGCGGGCGGTTGCTGTCGATCTGAACTATGAAGTCCTGACGGTGGAAGAGGACAGCGGGCTGGTCAGAACCCTGATTCCACCTGCGGAGTCCAATCAGAGCCTCTGA
- a CDS encoding Vgb family protein, with protein MRIYSSLIVLGISLVLTACGGGTSTPQPPVSQPATFTVDAVGATQALRSGESTAVTVTITPQNGFTGPVTATLVNAPTGVTTTPVTVTVNGVTTLTLTVQSGSAAGVLKLPVQVVGGNVTKTDDAFAFVYHALTVPPVGDCTGFGCRFTAEDSTISNGAYWLKGPNNSPTDASIMRVDLESGTITSFNANVNEHYTDYMNDYHGLVFSNSHIWTTISNLSYKPRIVGINSIGQQDIKEEFGSVGDTILNPQALPDGRIAFLDLTESHEDIKSTGSVGIFDPATKAVTLIPISNNGNFLFDLSVGPDGSIWTEEGYENPSLVRINPDTHVVKNYSIGQKDSNLALSLAASSDGKVWYLDYRSNQICILDTSNGNIDRYKPPMPIQGTLHSAGGNVFYVSESSGKDVISLLDVENGSLYAAQVPTLLNTYGQLDGFAVGQDGLLAYESGGDVYLLPPN; from the coding sequence ACCCCCTGTTTCTCAACCTGCGACATTCACGGTGGATGCTGTGGGGGCGACTCAGGCGCTCCGTTCGGGGGAGTCTACGGCTGTGACAGTCACCATCACCCCGCAGAACGGTTTCACGGGTCCTGTGACCGCTACCCTCGTCAACGCACCGACAGGAGTAACAACGACTCCTGTGACGGTCACTGTGAATGGCGTGACCACATTGACACTCACGGTCCAGTCAGGGAGCGCAGCAGGCGTCCTGAAACTTCCAGTGCAGGTAGTGGGCGGGAATGTAACTAAAACTGATGACGCGTTCGCTTTCGTATACCACGCTCTTACGGTGCCACCAGTTGGTGACTGCACAGGTTTTGGTTGTCGATTTACTGCAGAAGATAGCACTATATCTAATGGCGCATATTGGTTGAAGGGTCCAAATAACAGCCCAACAGATGCGTCTATTATGCGCGTTGATCTAGAATCTGGTACTATCACATCGTTTAACGCAAATGTGAACGAGCATTATACGGACTATATGAATGACTATCATGGGTTGGTGTTCTCAAATTCTCACATCTGGACTACTATTAGCAATTTGTCCTACAAGCCAAGGATAGTTGGTATAAATTCCATCGGTCAGCAGGATATCAAAGAAGAATTTGGTTCTGTGGGTGATACGATTCTTAATCCTCAGGCGCTTCCTGATGGACGTATTGCTTTCCTTGATCTAACAGAAAGTCATGAAGACATTAAATCTACTGGATCAGTTGGGATTTTTGATCCGGCGACCAAGGCCGTAACACTTATTCCCATTTCTAATAACGGAAATTTTCTTTTTGATTTATCTGTAGGGCCAGACGGCAGTATTTGGACAGAAGAAGGGTATGAGAATCCCTCGCTGGTTCGTATAAATCCTGACACTCACGTTGTCAAGAATTATAGTATTGGTCAGAAAGATAGTAACTTAGCTCTATCCTTGGCGGCTTCCAGCGATGGTAAAGTTTGGTACTTAGATTATCGAAGTAACCAGATCTGTATTTTAGATACAAGCAACGGCAATATAGACCGTTATAAGCCTCCCATGCCGATACAAGGCACATTGCATAGCGCTGGCGGTAATGTGTTTTACGTTTCAGAAAGCTCTGGTAAAGATGTCATCTCTCTTTTAGACGTTGAGAACGGATCTCTTTATGCAGCTCAAGTGCCGACATTACTAAACACCTATGGACAGTTAGATGGATTTGCTGTTGGCCAAGATGGATTACTGGCATACGAGAGTGGAGGAGATGTTTATCTCCTCCCTCCAAACTGA
- a CDS encoding PRC and DUF2382 domain-containing protein — protein sequence MATLIPVSDLIRDRNYDLGGNDHYDFIGKRAYASNGEHVGTVREALTEEGGNIRYFVVEVGNWFTSKEVVIPVGMARIEDDGVYFDSLTKDQVKGMNEYVYGQDYGYDAQVADVKTLRGTDYVAPTTTAATSTDLYKDESLFSAPTKLQLLEERLLVNKDRYVAGSVQVGKKVETHTENVNVDLSHEEVVIHRTPVTDGRPVDGNVTLGEASQTIRVDLEAERANVSKQAYVTEEVEIGKRTETQQQTFSDTVGKEVLDVTKTGAVQVTGDGSTTTTTTTTDELDDNGTTRVLRDTDNI from the coding sequence ATGGCGACTTTGATTCCCGTTTCTGACCTGATCCGCGACCGTAACTACGACCTGGGTGGCAACGACCACTACGACTTTATCGGCAAGCGTGCGTATGCCTCAAACGGCGAACACGTCGGCACGGTGCGCGAGGCGCTGACCGAAGAGGGCGGCAACATCCGTTATTTCGTGGTCGAAGTGGGCAACTGGTTCACCAGCAAGGAAGTCGTGATTCCCGTGGGCATGGCCCGCATCGAGGATGACGGCGTGTACTTCGACAGCCTGACCAAAGATCAGGTGAAGGGCATGAACGAGTATGTCTATGGTCAGGATTACGGCTATGACGCTCAGGTCGCAGACGTGAAGACCCTGCGCGGCACCGATTACGTGGCCCCTACCACGACGGCGGCTACCAGCACCGACCTGTACAAAGACGAGTCGCTGTTCAGCGCCCCCACCAAACTGCAACTTCTGGAAGAGCGCCTGCTGGTCAACAAAGATCGTTACGTCGCGGGCAGCGTGCAGGTTGGCAAAAAGGTCGAGACGCATACCGAAAACGTCAATGTCGATCTGTCGCACGAAGAAGTGGTCATTCACCGCACCCCCGTGACCGATGGCCGTCCGGTTGATGGCAACGTGACGCTGGGTGAGGCTTCGCAGACCATCCGGGTCGATCTGGAAGCCGAGCGTGCCAACGTGAGCAAGCAGGCCTACGTGACCGAGGAAGTCGAGATCGGCAAGCGCACCGAGACGCAGCAACAGACCTTCAGCGATACCGTGGGCAAAGAAGTGCTCGACGTGACCAAGACCGGCGCGGTGCAGGTGACGGGCGACGGAAGCACCACGACGACCACGACCACCACCGACGAGCTTGATGACAACGGCACCACCCGCGTTCTGAGAGACACCGACAACATCTGA
- a CDS encoding arabinan endo-1,5-alpha-L-arabinosidase, whose protein sequence is MRRLFALMLGLSTLALGGGNGGSGPPAQPTLTGDLQIHDPTVLEVGGRYVAMGTGFENIDGGTLRIKTSADGLRWSDAGTLGTAQPAWVAKQLGTQPPNLWAPTLSRRGSTTYLYYAASLFGKNTSGIGLATNPHLDPAHPAAGWTDQGAVLTSKRGDTFNAIDPFRIDTNDGRAWLAFGSFWDGIKLRELDAVSGKLRPGNSTLYSLASRGGGAVEAASLLEHGGYFYLFVSFDRCCAGLDSTYHIMVGRAKQITGPYTDREGVPMMKGGGSQLQASSGRLIGPGGQEVYRNGAQDWLVYHYYDGDLGGTPQLQTAQIGFDAAGWPVLGALPK, encoded by the coding sequence ATGCGCCGCCTGTTTGCCCTGATGCTGGGGCTGAGCACGCTGGCGCTCGGCGGTGGCAACGGCGGCAGTGGCCCGCCCGCGCAGCCCACCCTGACGGGCGACCTCCAGATTCACGATCCGACTGTGCTGGAAGTGGGAGGCCGGTACGTGGCGATGGGCACGGGCTTCGAGAACATCGACGGCGGCACGCTCAGAATCAAAACGTCGGCAGATGGCCTGCGCTGGAGCGACGCCGGAACGCTGGGCACCGCACAGCCCGCATGGGTGGCAAAGCAGCTCGGAACACAGCCGCCCAACCTGTGGGCACCCACGCTTTCCCGGCGGGGCAGCACGACTTATCTGTATTACGCGGCCTCGCTGTTTGGCAAAAATACCAGCGGCATCGGGCTGGCAACCAATCCGCACCTCGACCCGGCGCACCCGGCGGCAGGCTGGACAGACCAGGGTGCAGTTCTGACCTCGAAGCGCGGCGACACCTTCAATGCCATCGACCCCTTCCGCATCGACACGAACGACGGGCGGGCGTGGCTGGCCTTCGGATCGTTCTGGGACGGCATCAAGCTGCGCGAACTCGATGCGGTGAGCGGCAAGCTGCGACCCGGCAACTCCACGCTTTACAGTCTGGCGTCACGCGGGGGCGGCGCTGTCGAGGCGGCCTCACTCCTGGAACACGGCGGCTATTTTTACCTGTTCGTGTCGTTCGACCGCTGCTGCGCGGGGCTGGACAGCACATACCACATCATGGTGGGCCGGGCAAAACAGATCACCGGGCCGTACACCGACCGCGAAGGCGTACCGATGATGAAGGGCGGCGGTTCGCAGCTTCAGGCCAGCAGCGGGCGTTTGATCGGCCCCGGCGGGCAGGAAGTGTACCGAAACGGCGCACAGGACTGGCTGGTTTATCACTACTACGACGGCGATCTGGGCGGCACACCCCAGCTTCAGACGGCTCAGATCGGCTTCGATGCGGCAGGCTGGCCGGTTCTCGGAGCGCTTCCGAAATAG
- a CDS encoding ribulokinase, translated as MAPPGLEGQYTVGVDFGSESGRAVVVRLLDGAALGEAVTPYAHGVMDTRLPDGTKLGREWALQHPQDYLDVFQQAVPAALKASGVAPEQVVGIGIDFTACTMLPTTAQGVPLCFLPQYAQRPHAWVKLWKHHAAQPQADRINALAEARGEHWLPRYGGKISSEWFFAKALQILEEDPEIYASAERLIEAADWVVWQLSGQESRSACVAGYKAMHQDGQFPSPDYFAALNPAFADVVQTRMSSDLAALGTSAGGLSAEAARWTGLEAGTPVAVANVDAHVTLPAAGVVEPGRLVAIMGTSTCHVLLGEQMREVPGMCGVVPGGVVPGLYGYEAGQSGVGDIFAWFVKNAVPPEYHAHAAAEGLSLHALLEREAAGQTPGEHGLIALDWIGGNRSVLVDANLSGLILGLTLQTRAPDIYRALIEATAYGTRLIIETFEASGVAVHELVVAGGLKRNAMLMQIYADVTGRPLSILDVEQGPALGSAMHAAVAAGAYPDIFAAAKAMGQVQRNVYTPRPAAQAAYDALYSDYRTLHDYFGRGANEVMHRLKAHGRPAEQPAPQEVSPLDETGSVPGEVSA; from the coding sequence ATGGCGCCTCCCGGTCTGGAAGGGCAGTACACCGTGGGCGTCGATTTCGGCAGCGAGTCGGGGCGGGCCGTGGTGGTGCGCCTGCTGGACGGTGCGGCGCTGGGAGAGGCGGTCACGCCCTACGCGCACGGCGTGATGGATACCCGGCTGCCGGACGGCACGAAGCTCGGCAGAGAGTGGGCGCTCCAGCACCCGCAGGACTATCTGGACGTATTTCAGCAGGCAGTTCCGGCAGCGCTGAAGGCCTCCGGGGTCGCGCCCGAACAGGTGGTGGGCATCGGCATCGATTTCACCGCCTGCACCATGCTGCCGACCACCGCTCAGGGCGTGCCGCTGTGCTTTCTGCCGCAGTACGCCCAGCGCCCGCATGCCTGGGTCAAGCTGTGGAAGCACCACGCCGCCCAGCCGCAGGCCGACCGCATCAACGCGCTCGCAGAGGCACGCGGCGAACATTGGCTACCCCGCTACGGCGGCAAGATCAGCAGCGAATGGTTTTTTGCCAAGGCGCTGCAAATTCTGGAGGAAGACCCCGAGATCTATGCCAGCGCCGAGCGGCTGATCGAGGCCGCCGACTGGGTGGTGTGGCAGCTGAGCGGTCAGGAGTCGCGCAGCGCGTGCGTGGCGGGGTACAAGGCGATGCATCAGGACGGGCAGTTTCCCAGCCCCGACTACTTTGCGGCGCTCAATCCGGCGTTTGCCGACGTGGTGCAGACGCGCATGAGCAGCGATCTGGCGGCGCTGGGCACGAGCGCAGGTGGCCTGAGCGCAGAGGCCGCCCGCTGGACGGGCCTGGAGGCGGGTACTCCGGTGGCGGTCGCCAACGTGGACGCGCACGTGACGCTGCCAGCGGCGGGCGTGGTCGAGCCGGGCCGACTGGTGGCGATCATGGGCACCAGTACGTGTCATGTGCTGCTGGGCGAACAGATGCGCGAGGTGCCGGGCATGTGCGGGGTGGTGCCGGGCGGCGTGGTACCGGGGCTGTACGGCTATGAGGCCGGTCAGAGTGGGGTAGGCGACATCTTCGCGTGGTTCGTGAAGAACGCCGTGCCGCCGGAATACCACGCACATGCCGCCGCCGAGGGGCTGTCGCTGCACGCGCTGCTGGAACGCGAAGCGGCGGGGCAGACGCCCGGCGAACACGGCCTGATCGCGCTCGACTGGATCGGCGGAAACCGCAGCGTGCTGGTCGATGCCAACCTCAGCGGCCTGATTCTGGGACTGACGCTCCAGACGCGTGCCCCCGACATCTACCGCGCTCTGATCGAGGCCACCGCTTACGGCACACGCCTGATTATCGAGACGTTCGAGGCGAGCGGCGTGGCTGTGCATGAACTGGTGGTGGCCGGTGGACTCAAGCGCAACGCCATGTTGATGCAGATTTACGCCGACGTGACCGGGCGGCCCCTGAGCATTCTGGATGTCGAGCAGGGGCCAGCGCTGGGCAGCGCCATGCATGCGGCGGTAGCGGCGGGCGCGTACCCAGACATCTTCGCGGCGGCAAAAGCGATGGGACAGGTGCAGCGCAACGTCTATACGCCACGCCCGGCGGCGCAGGCGGCCTACGACGCGCTCTACAGCGATTACCGCACGCTGCACGACTACTTCGGACGCGGGGCCAACGAGGTGATGCACCGCCTGAAAGCGCACGGACGCCCCGCCGAGCAGCCAGCCCCTCAGGAGGTTTCTCCGCTGGATGAGACAGGCAGCGTCCCGGGGGAAGTGAGCGCATGA
- the araA gene encoding L-arabinose isomerase, whose translation MNTPDLVHLRRPALWFVCGSQHLYGPEPLAQVADHARIIAAALDASSELPLKIVSKGVLTTSEEIRALCLAANADPDCAGLVLWMHTFSPSKMWIGGMVALQKPFVHLHTQYSRELPWDSIDMDYMNLNQSAHGDRETGSLHTRMRLERKVVVGHWSDPEVQQRLGVWARAAWAWNDWQGAKIARFGDNMRNVGITEGDKVSAELKLGYSVNTFAVGDLVERVDAVTDAEIDTLIQTYVDEYDVAAELLPGGEQHDSLRYGARLEAGMRAFLQGGGFVGFTDTFEDLHGLRQLPGLATQRLMAEGYGFGGEGDWKTAALVRAMKVMAHGLPGGTSFMEDYTYHLEPGNHLVLGSHMLEICPTIAASKPRVEVHPLGIGGKEDPVRLVFDANLGRAVNASLIDLGNRFRLIVNEVKSVEHPALPQLPVARSVWECLPDFKTACAAWIYAGGAHHTGYSYAVTTEHLEDFAAMANIELAVIDEGTQLRSFREGLRLNDLYYLLAQGLRA comes from the coding sequence TTGAACACTCCCGATCTGGTTCATCTTCGCCGCCCCGCGCTGTGGTTCGTGTGCGGCTCGCAGCATCTGTACGGCCCGGAGCCGCTGGCGCAGGTGGCCGACCATGCCCGCATCATCGCGGCGGCGCTGGATGCCAGCAGTGAACTTCCGCTGAAGATCGTCTCGAAGGGCGTGCTGACGACCTCGGAGGAAATCCGCGCCCTGTGTCTGGCCGCCAACGCCGACCCTGACTGTGCCGGGCTGGTGCTGTGGATGCACACCTTCAGCCCGTCGAAAATGTGGATCGGCGGCATGGTGGCGCTGCAAAAACCCTTCGTGCACCTGCATACCCAGTATTCCCGCGAGTTGCCCTGGGACAGCATTGACATGGATTACATGAACCTGAACCAGTCGGCGCACGGCGACCGCGAAACCGGATCGCTGCACACCCGCATGCGGCTGGAACGCAAGGTGGTGGTGGGCCACTGGAGCGATCCGGAGGTGCAGCAGCGCCTGGGTGTGTGGGCGCGGGCGGCGTGGGCCTGGAACGACTGGCAGGGCGCAAAAATCGCGCGGTTTGGCGACAATATGCGGAACGTGGGCATCACCGAGGGCGACAAGGTGAGCGCCGAGCTGAAACTGGGCTACAGCGTCAACACCTTCGCGGTGGGCGATCTGGTAGAGCGAGTCGATGCCGTGACCGACGCCGAGATCGACACCCTGATTCAGACGTATGTGGATGAATACGACGTGGCCGCCGAACTGCTGCCGGGGGGCGAGCAGCACGACTCGCTGCGGTACGGCGCACGGCTGGAAGCGGGCATGCGGGCCTTTTTGCAGGGCGGCGGCTTCGTGGGCTTTACCGACACCTTCGAAGACCTGCACGGCCTGCGCCAGCTTCCGGGCCTCGCCACTCAGCGCCTGATGGCCGAGGGCTACGGCTTTGGCGGCGAGGGCGACTGGAAGACGGCGGCGCTCGTGCGGGCCATGAAGGTGATGGCCCACGGACTGCCGGGCGGCACCTCGTTCATGGAGGACTACACCTATCATCTGGAGCCGGGAAACCATCTGGTGCTGGGGTCGCACATGCTGGAAATCTGCCCGACCATCGCGGCCAGTAAACCCCGCGTGGAAGTGCATCCGCTGGGCATCGGCGGCAAGGAAGACCCAGTGCGGCTGGTCTTCGATGCCAATCTGGGCCGCGCCGTCAATGCCTCGCTGATTGACCTGGGCAACCGGTTCCGGCTGATCGTGAACGAGGTGAAGTCGGTGGAGCACCCGGCGCTGCCACAGCTTCCGGTGGCCCGCAGCGTGTGGGAATGCCTGCCCGATTTCAAGACCGCCTGTGCCGCCTGGATCTATGCCGGGGGCGCACACCATACCGGCTACAGCTACGCCGTCACTACCGAGCATCTGGAAGACTTCGCGGCGATGGCAAACATCGAACTGGCGGTGATCGATGAGGGCACGCAGCTTCGCAGCTTCCGGGAAGGGCTGCGCCTGAACGACCTGTATTACCTGCTGGCTCAGGGGCTGAGGGCCTGA
- a CDS encoding L-ribulose-5-phosphate 4-epimerase — MNHAALRTELHRLHLELPKNGLVTWTSGNISARVPDGDTGGMLIKPSGVTFEDLTPEGMVLTDLEARVLDSDLSPSSDTATHAYIYRHMPQVGGIVHTHSPYATAWAANARDIPCILTAQADEFGGPVPCGGFALIGGEEIGAEVVRVLTNHRSPAIILKSHGVFTIGPTPAKALKAAVMVEDVARTVFLAYQLAAATGGSVATLDPADIDKLYDRYTNVYGQRTSEVGK, encoded by the coding sequence ATGAACCACGCAGCCCTGAGAACCGAGCTTCACCGCCTGCACCTGGAGCTGCCGAAAAACGGCCTGGTGACGTGGACGAGTGGCAACATCAGTGCGCGGGTGCCGGACGGTGACACAGGTGGCATGCTGATCAAGCCCAGCGGCGTGACCTTTGAAGACCTGACGCCGGAAGGCATGGTCCTGACCGATCTGGAAGCACGCGTGCTGGACAGTGATCTCAGTCCCAGCAGCGACACCGCTACCCACGCCTACATTTACCGCCACATGCCGCAGGTGGGCGGCATCGTGCATACCCACAGCCCCTATGCAACGGCCTGGGCCGCCAATGCCCGCGACATTCCCTGCATCCTGACCGCGCAGGCCGACGAATTCGGTGGCCCGGTACCCTGCGGCGGTTTTGCGCTGATCGGTGGCGAGGAAATCGGCGCGGAGGTGGTGCGCGTGCTGACCAACCACCGTTCGCCCGCCATCATCCTGAAGAGTCACGGGGTCTTCACCATCGGCCCGACGCCCGCGAAGGCGCTCAAGGCCGCCGTGATGGTCGAGGACGTGGCCCGGACGGTGTTTCTGGCGTATCAGCTCGCCGCCGCCACCGGGGGAAGCGTGGCAACCCTCGACCCCGCCGACATCGACAAACTCTATGACCGCTACACCAACGTGTACGGTCAGCGAACGAGCGAAGTGGGGAAGTAG